A window from Gemmatimonadaceae bacterium encodes these proteins:
- a CDS encoding protoheme IX farnesyltransferase — translation MAQPIAGPDAEPGVLRDFIALTKPRIISLLLLTTIGPMFVAGTPSALDVLLVALGGYLMAGGANAVNMYVDRDIDDRMSRTRLRPIPSGRMGPRAVLAFGIALATGATWLLGRFINPLTAALALGGFYFYVVIYTRWLKRTTPQNIVIGGAAGAFPPLVGWAAVTGRIDLTAIYLFLIVFFWTPPHFWALALLKQKDYGRAGVPMAPLVWGERETMDQMLWYTLILLALTVLPVTYGAFGLMYLAAALVLGGILLVGVLRMRNTPNWTQRAWWVYKYSLLYLALLFVAMVVDGALT, via the coding sequence ATGGCCCAACCCATCGCCGGACCCGACGCCGAACCCGGCGTGCTCCGCGACTTCATCGCGCTCACGAAGCCGCGCATCATCTCGCTGCTGCTGCTGACGACCATCGGACCGATGTTCGTCGCCGGCACGCCGAGCGCGCTCGATGTGCTGCTCGTTGCCCTCGGCGGCTACCTGATGGCTGGCGGAGCGAACGCGGTGAACATGTACGTCGACCGCGATATCGATGATCGCATGTCGCGCACGCGCCTTCGCCCGATCCCCAGCGGTCGCATGGGACCACGCGCCGTGCTCGCGTTTGGCATCGCGCTGGCCACCGGCGCCACGTGGCTCCTCGGGCGATTCATCAACCCGCTGACCGCCGCCCTCGCGCTCGGCGGGTTCTACTTCTACGTGGTCATCTACACGCGCTGGCTCAAGCGGACCACGCCGCAGAACATCGTGATCGGCGGCGCGGCCGGCGCGTTCCCGCCCCTCGTCGGATGGGCCGCGGTCACCGGTCGCATCGACCTCACGGCGATCTACCTGTTCCTCATCGTGTTCTTCTGGACCCCGCCGCACTTCTGGGCGCTGGCGCTGCTCAAGCAGAAGGATTACGGACGGGCCGGCGTGCCGATGGCGCCACTCGTGTGGGGCGAACGCGAGACCATGGACCAGATGTTGTGGTACACGCTGATCCTGCTCGCGCTGACGGTCCTTCCGGTTACCTACGGCGCCTTTGGCCTCATGTATCTGGCCGCGGCGCTCGTGCTCGGCGGCATCCTGCTCGTCGGTGTGCTGCGCATGCGCAACACGCCAAACTGGACGCAGCGAGCGTGGTGGGTGTACAAGTATTCGCTGTTGTACCTCGCGCTGCTCTTTGTCGCGATGGTTGTCGATGGTGCGCTGACCTGA
- a CDS encoding MCE family protein: MKRRDEVIVGLFTIAALSVATLGAIWLARGGLAQGYPLYSRFAWGQGLKQGQPVWLSGATVGFVDRITFEPGGTLLVTYRLEDQYRVPKGAQASIMPNGFFGDVAIGLTPTVPSTEFHAEGDTIPVGPPAASLARLAANADTITQGVNTLLRGANTQLVDSGGLREVRRTMEAMNRLVVQLGEVTALQSRELQATLVAVRAKAAAVDSQQVDSTVRALRATAANLQVATAEMKTTTGELNALLRKVQAGEGTAGKLVNDPALYNDLRRVLLRVDSLTVEFRKNPRRFINLEIF, encoded by the coding sequence ATGAAACGACGCGACGAAGTCATCGTGGGCCTGTTCACCATCGCCGCCCTTTCCGTGGCCACCCTCGGCGCGATCTGGCTGGCGCGAGGCGGACTCGCCCAGGGGTATCCTCTCTATTCACGATTTGCCTGGGGCCAGGGCCTCAAGCAAGGCCAGCCCGTATGGCTCTCCGGCGCGACCGTCGGGTTCGTCGACCGCATCACGTTCGAACCGGGCGGCACCCTTCTCGTTACGTACCGCCTCGAGGACCAATACCGAGTACCGAAGGGGGCGCAGGCGTCCATCATGCCCAACGGCTTCTTTGGCGATGTCGCGATCGGCCTGACGCCCACGGTACCCTCGACCGAGTTCCACGCAGAAGGCGACACCATTCCCGTCGGCCCACCGGCGGCCAGCCTCGCCAGGCTCGCGGCGAATGCCGACACCATCACCCAGGGTGTCAACACGCTGCTGCGCGGGGCAAACACTCAGCTCGTCGACTCCGGGGGACTCCGTGAGGTGCGCCGCACCATGGAGGCGATGAATCGGCTCGTCGTACAGCTCGGCGAAGTCACGGCCCTCCAGTCACGCGAACTCCAGGCCACGCTCGTTGCGGTCCGCGCCAAGGCCGCCGCCGTCGACTCGCAGCAGGTCGACTCCACCGTGCGGGCATTGCGCGCTACGGCCGCCAACCTGCAGGTCGCGACCGCAGAGATGAAAACCACGACCGGCGAGCTGAACGCTCTGCTGCGAAAGGTGCAGGCCGGTGAAGGCACCGCTGGCAAGCTCGTCAACGACCCCGCGCTCTACAACGACCTGCGCCGTGTGTTGCTGCGCGTCGACTCCCTGACTGTCGAGTTCAGAAAGAACCCGCGCCGGTTCATCAATCTCGAGATCTTCTAA
- a CDS encoding carboxypeptidase regulatory-like domain-containing protein — protein sequence MTKFRQCKAIAAMLLVAASASWTTAAAQGVTTGAVGGVVTDSLGNPLSDVQIRITNTTTGYVTGGQTRADGRYFVQGLEVGGPYEILARRIGFAPATKSGQYVALSQTLRADFTLTQQVTQVAGVTITAITGTETFTPTNTGVRTIISDTTLQRAPTLTRNLVDFIRLTPQVSASGPGFSGGGMSNRMNNVQIDGASERDVFGLGSTGQPGAEVNAKSVSLEAVKEFQVLLAPFDVRQGNFGGLLLNAVTKSGTNQLHGSAFYFYRNEKFGADTSVLRATPFDRTQYGFSLGGPIIKDKLHFFITPEFQKENSPVTGPYAGQPSAQIPRFAISDADRTRFESIMTRLGETSLGSAGAVNIPNPLSNLFGRLDYRINDAHRLVFRYNYSNAERLRQQNNRGSTAAVYSSNFHNFKNIKNAPVLQLYSNFANGSSNELFLSYNNWYNRRTPVSSFPQIRVNTVVGPNGNASILAGADQFSQGNELDTETWELTENFTFRPMGRHTITVGTRNEYVKLRNLFTQSSYGVWSFANLDSLDAGNANSFRKALILSEGGNVYFDALQNAFYAQDFFQVNPRLAITAGLRFDITTYMTDVAYNAAIDSAYGRRTDNVPGTTVQFSPRLGFNWDLTGDQKNQLRGGVGLFVGTPPYVWLENAYVNSGNFITFLNCNTSGSTLTAPAFNKDASQVNSCRSATPSKPIGDVNFLADGLKFPQPLRASLGFDRQLPGDLVATFEGLFSKNVNQLFFVSKNVTAPLAQTGQGGRVLYASAVNTGNGRITLTPPAAVVANGGTGRFSTAIDLQNQNKDYAYNLTAQLRKRYSNNWEAQVAYTYSRARDVQSFSSSTAISNWQFGRTLSGRQEDAFTGVSLFDQPHKVMAAGTYTLRWLKQRLTTDFTVNYQGASGSPHDYIYASSGSTSGDLNGDGSSSNDLIYVPTRSSDPAQIQFRDITGTVNGVPNQIISSAANQAAQLDAFIDGSECLKGKRGAILTRNVCRLPFTNEVNVSIRQSLPEIAGQRISAQVDIFNFGNLLNDKWGVTRVSPLSGNSNIPLLRHVGYSTTNAATAVPVVQFSPPAGGEYINGNFVGNFWRTQISFRLAF from the coding sequence ATGACCAAGTTCCGTCAATGCAAGGCGATCGCCGCGATGCTCCTGGTCGCCGCGAGCGCGAGTTGGACCACGGCCGCTGCCCAGGGCGTCACGACGGGCGCCGTCGGTGGCGTGGTCACCGACAGCCTCGGTAACCCGCTCAGCGACGTCCAGATCCGCATCACCAACACCACGACCGGGTACGTGACCGGCGGTCAGACGCGCGCCGACGGCCGCTACTTCGTGCAGGGACTCGAAGTGGGCGGGCCGTACGAGATTCTGGCCCGCCGAATCGGGTTCGCTCCCGCGACCAAGAGCGGGCAATACGTCGCGCTCAGCCAGACCCTCCGCGCGGATTTCACGCTGACGCAGCAGGTGACGCAGGTGGCAGGCGTGACGATCACGGCGATCACCGGCACCGAGACGTTCACGCCGACCAACACGGGCGTGCGCACCATCATCTCGGACACCACGTTGCAGCGCGCCCCCACACTGACGCGCAACCTGGTCGACTTCATCAGGCTCACGCCGCAGGTTTCGGCGTCGGGCCCGGGCTTCTCCGGTGGCGGCATGTCGAACCGCATGAACAACGTGCAGATCGACGGCGCGTCGGAGCGCGACGTGTTCGGCCTTGGCTCGACCGGTCAACCGGGCGCCGAGGTGAATGCGAAGTCGGTGTCACTCGAGGCAGTGAAGGAGTTCCAGGTGCTGCTGGCGCCGTTCGACGTGCGGCAGGGCAACTTTGGTGGCCTCCTGCTGAACGCCGTCACCAAGAGCGGCACGAACCAGCTGCACGGCTCGGCGTTCTACTTCTATCGCAACGAGAAGTTCGGCGCCGATACATCGGTGCTTCGCGCCACGCCGTTCGATCGCACGCAGTACGGCTTCTCGCTCGGCGGTCCGATCATCAAGGACAAGCTGCACTTCTTCATCACGCCCGAGTTCCAGAAGGAAAACAGCCCGGTCACCGGCCCCTACGCCGGCCAGCCATCGGCGCAGATTCCGCGCTTTGCCATTTCGGACGCCGACCGCACGCGGTTCGAGTCCATCATGACGCGGCTGGGTGAGACGAGCCTCGGGAGCGCGGGAGCGGTGAACATCCCGAATCCGCTGAGCAACCTGTTCGGACGCCTGGACTATCGCATCAACGACGCGCACCGCCTCGTGTTCCGCTACAACTACTCGAACGCCGAGCGTCTGCGCCAGCAGAACAATCGTGGGTCGACGGCCGCGGTGTACTCGAGCAACTTCCACAACTTCAAGAACATCAAGAACGCGCCGGTGCTCCAGCTGTACTCGAACTTTGCGAACGGTTCGTCGAACGAGCTGTTCCTGAGTTACAACAACTGGTACAACCGCCGCACGCCGGTCTCGAGCTTCCCGCAGATCCGCGTCAACACGGTGGTCGGGCCCAACGGCAACGCCAGCATCCTCGCGGGCGCGGACCAGTTCTCGCAGGGCAACGAGCTCGACACCGAAACGTGGGAGCTGACCGAGAACTTCACGTTCCGCCCCATGGGTCGGCACACCATCACCGTCGGCACGCGCAACGAATATGTGAAGCTCCGCAACCTGTTCACGCAGTCGTCCTACGGCGTGTGGAGCTTTGCCAACCTCGACTCGCTCGACGCCGGCAACGCGAACTCGTTCCGCAAGGCGCTCATCCTGTCCGAGGGCGGCAACGTCTACTTCGATGCCCTGCAGAACGCGTTCTACGCGCAGGACTTCTTCCAGGTGAATCCGCGTCTCGCCATCACGGCCGGCTTGCGCTTCGACATCACGACGTACATGACGGACGTCGCGTACAACGCGGCGATCGACAGCGCGTATGGGCGCCGCACCGACAACGTGCCGGGCACCACGGTGCAGTTCTCGCCGCGACTGGGCTTCAACTGGGATCTCACCGGTGACCAGAAGAACCAGCTGCGTGGTGGTGTGGGCCTCTTCGTCGGCACGCCACCGTATGTGTGGCTCGAGAACGCCTATGTGAACTCGGGCAACTTCATCACCTTCCTCAACTGCAACACCAGCGGCAGCACGCTCACCGCGCCGGCGTTCAACAAGGATGCGAGCCAGGTCAACTCGTGCCGCAGCGCGACGCCGAGCAAGCCGATCGGCGACGTGAACTTCCTGGCGGACGGCCTCAAGTTCCCACAGCCGCTGCGCGCATCGCTCGGCTTCGATCGCCAGCTCCCCGGCGACCTCGTAGCGACCTTCGAAGGCCTGTTCTCCAAGAACGTCAACCAGCTGTTCTTCGTGAGCAAGAACGTCACGGCGCCGCTCGCGCAGACCGGGCAGGGTGGTCGCGTACTGTACGCGAGCGCGGTGAACACGGGCAACGGTCGCATCACGCTCACGCCGCCGGCGGCGGTCGTCGCCAATGGTGGCACGGGCCGATTCTCCACCGCGATCGACCTCCAGAACCAGAACAAGGACTACGCCTACAACCTCACCGCGCAGCTCCGCAAGCGATACTCGAACAACTGGGAAGCGCAGGTTGCGTACACCTACTCGCGTGCCCGCGACGTACAGAGCTTCTCCTCCAGCACGGCGATCTCCAACTGGCAGTTCGGGCGCACGCTCTCCGGACGGCAGGAGGATGCGTTCACCGGCGTCAGCCTGTTTGACCAGCCGCACAAGGTCATGGCCGCGGGTACGTACACCCTCCGGTGGCTCAAGCAGCGGCTCACCACCGACTTCACGGTGAACTACCAGGGCGCCTCCGGCTCGCCCCACGACTACATCTACGCGAGCAGCGGCAGCACCTCGGGCGACCTCAACGGCGACGGCTCGTCCTCGAACGACCTGATCTACGTTCCCACGCGGTCGAGCGACCCTGCGCAGATCCAGTTCCGCGACATCACGGGGACCGTGAACGGCGTGCCGAACCAGATCATCAGCTCGGCGGCAAACCAGGCCGCGCAGCTCGACGCCTTCATCGACGGCTCAGAGTGCCTCAAGGGGAAGCGGGGCGCCATCCTGACGCGCAACGTCTGCCGCCTGCCGTTCACCAACGAGGTGAACGTCTCCATCCGTCAGTCGTTGCCCGAAATCGCCGGCCAGCGTATCTCGGCACAGGTCGACATCTTCAACTTCGGCAACCTGCTCAACGACAAGTGGGGCGTCACACGTGTGTCCCCGCTCTCCGGCAACAGCAACATCCCGCTCCTGCGCCACGTCGGGTACTCGACGACCAACGCGGCCACCGCGGTGCCGGTCGTCCAGTTCTCGCCGCCGGCCGGTGGCGAATACATCAACGGCAACTTCGTCGGCAACTTCTGGCGGACTCAGATCTCGTTCCGTCTCGCCTTCTAG
- a CDS encoding amino acid permease has product MTSPSPDSLPRRLGLWSAVAVVVGSAIGSGIFRSPAGIADRVPGPFPLLSLWVIGGLISLCGALTLAEVASEVPKTGGIYAFLKVGWGRLPAFLFGWAQLTVVRGAALGAISITFAQYFWRVFGYDPTVAPYDSWARYTAAVAIVLTAAFNIRGVKMGAAVVNVTTIAKTGGLALLIILALTLGLSQTGGNFTPAMPQEVVPVTAYGAALVSLLWAYDGWMDLSYIAGEVKDPQRNMPRALIYGTLAIIAVFVLANVAYLAVLPINEMRESRLVAADVAQKLMGQAGVSFVAITVMASTFGTLNAVLLTSPRILFAAAEDGMLPRAIAKVHPKYQTPYAAIAFVALLGMTFVLFIEFEKLADAFVFAMLPFYAGGVAAVYKLRARPGYTPSFRTPGYPWVPAIFLLSVIYLLANGLLDPGTRYWTLGIFVVLLLGIPVYHLFVDRPRSS; this is encoded by the coding sequence ATGACCTCACCTTCGCCAGACAGCCTCCCGCGACGCCTCGGCCTCTGGAGCGCCGTGGCGGTCGTCGTCGGTTCCGCCATCGGCTCCGGGATCTTCCGTTCGCCGGCCGGCATCGCCGACCGGGTGCCTGGCCCCTTTCCGCTGCTCAGCCTGTGGGTGATCGGCGGACTGATCTCACTGTGTGGAGCGCTGACGCTGGCCGAGGTGGCCAGCGAAGTGCCAAAGACCGGGGGGATCTATGCTTTCCTCAAGGTCGGATGGGGGCGGTTGCCCGCGTTCCTGTTCGGATGGGCGCAGCTCACCGTGGTGCGCGGCGCCGCGTTAGGCGCGATCTCCATCACCTTCGCGCAGTACTTCTGGCGCGTCTTCGGGTACGACCCGACCGTGGCGCCGTACGACAGCTGGGCGCGATATACCGCGGCCGTGGCGATTGTGCTCACGGCCGCGTTCAATATCCGGGGCGTCAAGATGGGCGCGGCGGTCGTGAACGTGACAACCATCGCCAAGACCGGCGGCCTCGCCCTCCTGATCATCCTGGCCCTGACGCTCGGACTGTCGCAGACCGGCGGAAATTTCACGCCGGCCATGCCGCAGGAAGTCGTGCCGGTGACGGCGTACGGCGCCGCACTCGTCTCCCTGTTGTGGGCGTACGACGGCTGGATGGACCTCTCGTATATCGCCGGCGAGGTCAAGGATCCGCAGCGCAACATGCCGCGCGCGCTGATCTACGGGACGCTGGCGATCATCGCCGTATTCGTGCTCGCCAACGTGGCCTACCTGGCTGTGCTCCCGATCAATGAGATGCGCGAGTCGCGCCTCGTGGCGGCCGACGTGGCGCAGAAGCTGATGGGGCAGGCCGGCGTGTCGTTCGTGGCGATCACCGTGATGGCCTCGACGTTCGGCACGCTCAACGCCGTCCTCCTTACGAGTCCGCGAATCCTGTTTGCCGCGGCGGAAGACGGCATGTTGCCGCGTGCGATCGCGAAGGTGCACCCGAAGTACCAGACGCCGTATGCCGCGATCGCGTTCGTCGCACTCCTCGGCATGACGTTCGTGCTGTTCATCGAATTCGAGAAGCTCGCCGACGCGTTCGTGTTCGCGATGCTGCCGTTTTACGCCGGGGGCGTCGCGGCCGTGTACAAGCTTCGGGCGCGTCCGGGGTACACGCCGTCGTTCCGGACCCCCGGGTACCCGTGGGTGCCGGCGATCTTCCTCCTGTCGGTCATCTACTTGCTGGCGAACGGGTTACTCGATCCCGGGACGCGCTACTGGACGCTCGGCATCTTCGTGGTCCTGCTGCTCGGGATCCCGGTCTATCACCTGTTCGTAGACCGACCGCGGTCGAGTTGA
- a CDS encoding Ig domain-containing protein, protein MVQSVSVAPASANIQSGRTVDLTAGVTQQNCGTLPVTWTSSAPNVASVSSTGRVAGLATGTATVTASAGGRSGDAAITVVAGPVFSIAITPANPTVAERATLQLNTTLRDSLGNAATGSVTWATSDATVATVSGAGLVTGVKSGSATITASAGGKAATATLTVTGPLAATLTLSPGPRTVDAGTTLLVEARPMDASGAPVNRPVTFTVSNPAIAGVVTSANNVASVELLSTGTVSVAASLDGQTAGLALTVVARRPRFAYAYVNDSASSLAPQAFDTTDHAFNSSGGQVVVQRRQGGTWRIIFPGLRLDAPGEPILPLVRPMGVSVGQCGTSSRGSGPFNQTFGDVYFVDVSCTGAGGGPLTRPFLVAVFGSNYSTIPWAFTEVVDSVGGTTTNTFVPGAGTATGTRLAGDVYRLQMSPVPAGNDVWHALSLSPGLTCGVLQVIGAGTTRGVEQDCTNVNSGRARSRNGLFVLLNGRAAMPRADAMVSESGVVTASPSATAPTVSRLSAGVYRVRVAPPGLATTRFPAVIVTGVRNPSAASVGCRVVTLTRPIPATVEARVECRDGGAGLRDNAFAVSAIY, encoded by the coding sequence GTGGTCCAGTCGGTCAGCGTCGCGCCCGCGAGCGCCAACATCCAGTCTGGGCGGACGGTGGACCTCACTGCGGGCGTGACGCAGCAGAACTGCGGCACGCTGCCTGTCACGTGGACGTCGTCGGCGCCGAACGTGGCATCGGTGTCCTCGACGGGGCGCGTGGCCGGCCTCGCCACGGGGACGGCGACGGTGACCGCGAGCGCGGGAGGTCGCAGTGGTGATGCGGCGATCACGGTCGTTGCCGGTCCGGTGTTCAGCATCGCCATCACGCCCGCCAACCCGACGGTCGCTGAGCGTGCGACGTTGCAGCTGAACACCACGCTGCGGGACTCGCTTGGGAACGCGGCCACGGGTTCGGTGACGTGGGCGACGTCGGACGCCACCGTGGCGACGGTCTCTGGCGCAGGGCTCGTGACCGGAGTGAAATCGGGTTCGGCCACGATCACCGCAAGTGCGGGCGGCAAGGCGGCGACGGCGACGCTGACGGTCACCGGTCCGCTGGCGGCGACGCTGACGCTGTCGCCTGGACCGCGGACGGTCGATGCGGGCACGACGCTCCTGGTCGAGGCGCGGCCCATGGATGCGTCCGGCGCGCCGGTGAATCGGCCGGTGACATTCACCGTCTCGAACCCCGCGATCGCCGGTGTCGTCACGTCGGCGAACAACGTGGCGAGCGTGGAACTGCTCAGCACCGGCACCGTGAGTGTTGCGGCCAGCCTCGACGGGCAGACGGCCGGATTGGCGCTGACCGTGGTCGCGCGGCGTCCGCGGTTTGCGTACGCCTACGTCAACGACTCCGCGTCTTCGCTCGCCCCGCAGGCCTTTGACACCACCGACCATGCGTTCAACTCGTCGGGCGGTCAGGTCGTGGTGCAGCGGCGTCAGGGTGGTACGTGGCGCATCATCTTCCCCGGCCTGCGACTCGATGCGCCCGGAGAGCCCATCCTGCCGCTGGTGCGGCCGATGGGCGTGAGCGTGGGGCAGTGCGGCACATCGTCGCGTGGCTCGGGTCCGTTCAACCAGACCTTCGGCGATGTGTACTTCGTCGACGTGTCGTGCACGGGGGCAGGGGGTGGTCCGCTGACCCGGCCGTTCCTGGTTGCCGTGTTCGGCAGCAACTATTCGACGATCCCGTGGGCGTTCACCGAGGTGGTCGATTCGGTGGGTGGCACCACGACCAACACGTTCGTGCCGGGGGCAGGCACCGCCACAGGCACGCGGCTGGCCGGGGATGTGTACCGGCTGCAGATGTCGCCGGTGCCTGCGGGCAACGACGTCTGGCATGCGCTGTCGCTCAGTCCTGGCCTGACGTGCGGCGTACTACAGGTGATCGGTGCAGGCACCACACGGGGCGTGGAGCAGGACTGCACGAACGTGAACAGCGGGCGCGCGAGGAGCCGCAACGGATTGTTTGTCCTGCTCAACGGTCGCGCGGCCATGCCTCGTGCCGACGCGATGGTGTCGGAGTCCGGTGTCGTCACCGCGTCGCCTTCGGCGACCGCACCGACCGTGTCGCGGCTCTCAGCCGGCGTCTATCGCGTGCGCGTGGCGCCTCCGGGGCTTGCCACGACGCGCTTTCCCGCGGTGATCGTCACCGGGGTGCGGAACCCCTCCGCGGCTTCGGTGGGATGCCGCGTCGTGACGCTGACGCGGCCGATCCCGGCCACGGTGGAGGCGCGGGTGGAATGCCGCGACGGCGGCGCGGGCTTACGCGACAACGCGTTCGCGGTCTCGGCGATCTATTGA
- a CDS encoding ABC transporter permease — MNAPLFGSHRETSEFPVMQRTGFLFLRKMSNLGRGILGGAGLRVLFLAEMLRALVFDVRTWLPLVARQMYAIGVGSLPLTAIVAAFIGSVIALQTRYQLFPGVVLSVVGLISRQMIILELGPLLTGLVLTGRVGARMTAEIGTMRVTEQIDALETLAYNPIAYLVVPRVLAAVIMLPLLVIFANAVGIMTAYLTSVYATDVTWQQFGEGLRLSYAPFQVFYSLLKATMFGGAIAFLCSYEGYITDVGAEGVGRSTARAVVVTSVAILVLDALTATLLAPQLQG; from the coding sequence GTGAACGCACCCCTGTTTGGTTCGCACCGGGAGACGAGCGAGTTCCCGGTCATGCAGCGCACCGGTTTCCTCTTCCTCCGGAAGATGTCGAACCTGGGGCGCGGCATCCTGGGCGGGGCTGGACTGCGCGTCCTGTTTCTCGCGGAGATGCTTCGTGCGCTCGTCTTCGATGTGCGCACCTGGCTGCCGCTGGTGGCCCGCCAGATGTACGCGATCGGCGTCGGGTCGCTCCCGCTGACCGCCATCGTCGCTGCCTTCATCGGCAGCGTCATTGCGCTGCAGACGCGCTACCAGCTCTTTCCGGGCGTGGTGCTGTCGGTCGTTGGCCTCATCTCGCGGCAGATGATCATCCTCGAGCTGGGTCCACTGCTCACGGGGCTCGTGCTCACCGGTCGCGTGGGCGCTCGCATGACCGCCGAGATCGGGACGATGCGCGTGACCGAGCAGATCGACGCACTCGAGACACTGGCCTACAACCCGATTGCCTACCTCGTCGTCCCGCGCGTGCTCGCCGCGGTGATCATGCTGCCCCTGCTCGTGATCTTTGCCAACGCGGTCGGCATCATGACCGCGTACCTCACGTCCGTGTACGCCACCGACGTCACGTGGCAGCAGTTCGGCGAGGGACTTCGCCTCTCGTATGCGCCGTTCCAGGTCTTCTATTCGCTGCTCAAGGCCACGATGTTCGGTGGTGCGATCGCCTTCCTGTGTTCCTACGAGGGCTACATCACCGATGTCGGCGCCGAGGGCGTCGGCCGATCGACGGCCAGGGCGGTCGTCGTCACCTCGGTGGCCATCCTCGTGCTCGACGCCCTGACCGCTACGCTGCTCGCCCCGCAACTCCAAGGATGA
- a CDS encoding amino acid permease, with product MTDRESAPRNLRRSLGAGSAALMVVGGIIGSGIFFTPAEVARALPSGGWIMGVWVLGGVLAFAGALTYAELGAMLPDAGGPYVYIRRAFGSLPAFLYGWMALMSIASGAIAAVSMGFAGYLAQFVDLEAVGGQLGAAAGTIAVLTLTNVLGLRPGLVLQNVLTTAKIVALAVLVCGGLVAWAAVADPLPVPGAPAPRESLVAGAAAAFVAVLFTIGGWQQMNMVAGEIRDPQRSIPRALVVGVAIVVAIYLGANAVYLHTLGRDGLAASSAVAADAMRRMVGPVGATFIALAAMLSILGFVNVAIISNSRLPYALAVDGLFVAMAGHVHPRLGTPWVSILLLGAWSLVLLIGSRGRIGDLLSGVVFADWIFFGLGAASVFVLRRTEPHLERPYRVPGYPLVPGLFVVAAAGGVASAFIAAPGMSLLGCGLLGAGVVIYVATRRRSS from the coding sequence ATGACCGACCGGGAGTCCGCGCCGCGGAACCTTCGCCGCTCGCTGGGGGCGGGGTCCGCTGCCCTGATGGTGGTAGGAGGGATCATCGGGAGCGGGATCTTCTTCACGCCGGCCGAGGTGGCGCGCGCGCTGCCGAGTGGCGGATGGATCATGGGTGTGTGGGTGCTTGGCGGAGTCCTCGCCTTTGCGGGTGCGCTCACCTACGCCGAACTCGGCGCCATGCTGCCAGACGCCGGCGGCCCGTACGTGTACATCCGACGGGCGTTCGGGTCGCTGCCAGCCTTTCTCTATGGATGGATGGCGCTGATGAGCATCGCGTCGGGGGCGATTGCGGCGGTGTCGATGGGGTTCGCCGGCTACCTCGCGCAGTTCGTGGACCTCGAGGCTGTCGGCGGCCAGCTGGGTGCGGCCGCAGGGACGATCGCCGTGCTCACCCTCACCAACGTGTTGGGCCTTCGGCCGGGGCTCGTCCTCCAGAACGTGCTCACGACGGCCAAGATCGTGGCGCTGGCCGTGCTGGTGTGCGGTGGGTTGGTCGCATGGGCCGCGGTGGCCGATCCGCTGCCCGTGCCCGGTGCCCCGGCGCCCCGCGAGTCACTGGTGGCCGGGGCGGCCGCGGCGTTTGTCGCCGTACTGTTCACCATCGGTGGCTGGCAGCAGATGAACATGGTGGCGGGCGAGATCCGCGATCCGCAGCGCAGCATTCCACGCGCGCTCGTGGTCGGCGTGGCGATCGTGGTCGCGATTTACCTTGGCGCAAACGCGGTGTACCTGCATACGCTCGGCCGCGATGGCCTGGCGGCGAGCAGCGCGGTGGCGGCCGATGCGATGCGACGCATGGTGGGGCCGGTGGGCGCGACGTTCATCGCGCTGGCGGCGATGTTGTCGATTCTGGGTTTCGTGAATGTTGCGATCATCTCCAACTCGCGACTGCCGTACGCGCTGGCGGTCGACGGTTTGTTCGTCGCCATGGCCGGTCACGTGCATCCGCGACTGGGCACCCCGTGGGTCTCGATCCTGCTGCTGGGCGCGTGGTCCCTGGTGCTGCTCATCGGGAGTCGCGGCCGGATCGGGGATCTGTTGAGTGGCGTGGTGTTCGCCGACTGGATCTTCTTCGGCCTTGGGGCCGCGAGTGTCTTTGTGCTGCGCCGGACCGAGCCGCACCTGGAGCGTCCATATCGTGTGCCCGGCTATCCGCTGGTTCCGGGCCTCTTTGTGGTCGCGGCGGCGGGCGGCGTCGCCAGCGCCTTCATCGCGGCGCCCGGGATGTCACTCCTCGGTTGCGGCCTGTTAGGGGCAGGGGTGGTGATCTACGTCGCGACGCGTCGGCGCTCCAGCTGA